Proteins encoded in a region of the Triticum dicoccoides isolate Atlit2015 ecotype Zavitan chromosome 3A, WEW_v2.0, whole genome shotgun sequence genome:
- the LOC119273460 gene encoding cysteine-rich and transmembrane domain-containing protein WIH1-like, whose protein sequence is MENERNNQAPPPPPGYYPSAAAEQRQAGGGKKGRRGSTKSKGEKGFIEGCLAALCCCWICEMCCD, encoded by the exons ATGGAGAACGAGAGGAACAACCAGGCTCCGCCACCGCCCCCAG GCTACTACCCGTCGGCGGCTGCGGAGCAACGGCAAGCCGGCGGCGGGAAGAAGGGCCGCCGGGGAAGCACCAAATCCAAGGGCGAGAAGGGATTCATCGAGGGATG CCTGGCGGCGTTGTGCTGTTGCTGGATCTGCGAGATGTGCTGCGACTAA